Part of the Prunus dulcis chromosome 8, ALMONDv2, whole genome shotgun sequence genome is shown below.
atatagacacacACAAGTAGTAGTATCTGTCTCTTTAGTATCCTCTCATTGCCTCAGGCTCACAGCTGCTTAGCTAGAACAAATATGTTATTGGAAAGCTTATTGACCACTAATTCAATATGTAAAATGTTACTACTAGTGTGTGGATGAGGGTGAGGGTAAGGGTGAGCTAGCCATTAGAAGGGAATATGCATGGTTCAGTTCCCCAAGTCTTCTCAGTAAGTTATACAACACAAAACTCAAACTGTATATCTATGCTTTGGGTTGGGACCGCCAagtaaacataaataattacctGAGCCTCTAAATAGCTTTCGAAGCAAACAGAAGTCTTTACCACAGTCCACAGTATCACATAGAGATTCAAAATAGTCTTTAAAGTCGAAATAGCCATCTAGGACTACACATAGTAAATATCACACAATGGTCAAAAACGACAAAAAACACATGCTTTCTAAAGAGTCTAAAAATTCTAGACTGGTTTCCCCTATCACTAACTAGTTAAGTACATATGATTGAAGTGACTGTAATTGCATATCTTATAACACGTGCACATTGTAGTGGCATTTTAGGAGATCCTTCCTCACGCAATTTGGAACTTCATGAATCTGAAGCACTTGCGTTCATTTGTTGAATATGCTTTAAAAGAATGACCGACTTCGAGTTCATTGAGATCCCTTTCACTATAAGAACAAGGTTTTCGAGGTTGAGGCAATGACCCTTCACCACTTAGCATTAGTTAGAACTGTAACTGGCATGCTCGGCCTATCTCCCGAGTTACGCTGCATACATAAAAGACCTACATGCATGAAATAATCTCACAACTTCATGTGGATCACCTGAGTCCCCTATTGATGTATCAAGCACTTCAATGGACCAGCCTTCTGTGTATAGCATCCATGCCTAAAAGAATTTATCAAAAGTTCAAAGTCATTGTGCTTACTTAAAAGAAGAACCCATAAAAAGCAATGAGTAAATCCTATGTTTCTCTTCCCACTCACTATCTCTACCACCAACCCACCAAAACTATAGACATCGAGTTTTATCAAGTAAAACCCATCAATTGCGTATTCTGAGGACATGTAACCACCACAAACCTGTCAATCAAGACCTAATTAGTTCATAAGCAAATCAAGTATACTATATGTAAGTATTGGTTCTTTTGTGATACATACCTACAATGTTGCAACCACTTTCTTGGTTTTTAAGAGCacaaaataattcataaaaattaattactatttgataagtaatttatgaaacaaataataactaaaagctaattagtaattatattgaTTAAATAAGACTAAGAtaatattcaattaaaaatattaattaattagctattcccaaccaaaaaaaaaaaaaatccctatgAAAATTAAAGTCcgaaaaatattaaaacataataattactatttattattaagtaatataatttatgaattttaattaaaatatttaatattaattgttcacttaaaaaataataattaaaacataattactaaaataaagcaaagatattgttttattacaaaaaagaaaataaaaaaaacctaaagaaactaattttatattccaCAGAGCTGCCCAGGCCCCCTCGGCGGGCGCCTAGCGCCTAGCCCGATTTGTCAAAAATTTCCTTGTGATTCTTTATGTTATCGGCTTGATCTTGCCTCTTCTGTTGCCTGCGTCAATTCTGGTCAAGCatggaattgaaaattatcGTTGATGTTGTCTGCTAAAGAACAAATAACATGTGAAGATCACCTGTTAGACCCTTTTGTTGAGAATTTCATACTGGAAATCAAAGTCCACTTCCGGTAAGTCCTCAAAATCCTCAAAATAATCTTGTTCTGGTCTATTTCTTTGGTTGTTTTTACAAGGAAAACTGTATCTTATTCAAAACATAGAAAGCAAACCTACATGAAAGATGGGCtagaaagaaaacagagaaaggaaaactatttctttgttcttttcgTCTTCAAAAATATCTTGTAGAAAACCATCAAAATCAGACCAACAATCATGACACGACATATGAAATCAGATTACATTCAGCCCAAAACTGTGTCCAATCAATGTGAGTTACACCAAAGTAGTCTTTGGAATGCTTTAACAAACACGGCCCAAGAGAGGCTAATATAATATGTCTGTTAGTTTTGATACGTTAATATAATATACTATCATATTGTGTTGTAACTCGCAAGTTTGTGGGAGTCTTTTTTGTTGTGTGCGTGTGCGTGTGCGGGGGGCGGGGAGGTGGAGGGGAATGAAATGGAAGAAGGCCAATGCATTATGCATCCAAGGGAGAATTATGGCCCAATCCCAAAAATGGATTTCTCCAACCCTTAAATTAGATCTGCAAACGAATTTTGCACTCAATGTGTTTcatatttttgtcattttggGATTTGACATGCTTTTCTTCACATGTTGATGGTTTCCCGTTTCTCtgttctattttattttatggtaaGATGCAGCATATTGAGCTTATGCACATGTGCTATGCTCTGGATTCAGATGTTCTTGCGGTTGGAGTGATGAAGGACTATGACTGGTGAAGTTTCATGTTTTCCTTTGAAATGTAAATGCTCTCAATAtatttgtgatatatataatcaGTTTTATTAGTTTGCTGCATATTTTTTCCTGTTCTTCattgtaattattttataatgcTTCTGTAATGATGCAGATAATGATGGTGAATGTCATAAGTTCGCTTTTAAATATGGATGATCTTTCTCTCAATTTGGCTCATTGCGCCTCACCTTGGAGCTATTCTGAATCACATTACACATGTGCTTCGGAGCAAACTGATCTAACACATGAAGAGGGAAACAAATTAGTTGTATCTTTCACGAGGAACTACCTGATATATTGCATCGTTGTCTTCCTTCATCTATAAGTTTATAACTGAACCAGATCAATTGGTTCTTGTGCATGAATTGCTTTTTGGATATTGGTTATAGATCACTGGTTTGCAAATGGTAGTTTATTTATAAACTATAATGATCACCCAGGCCAAACAAAATATGATGACCTCATTATTCCGAATGACAGAAATAGATGCTGATATTTGAAGATGATAGTACATAATCAGTtaatatgaaagtgctgacaACTCAAGTACTTGTCGCAGTTTGGGGGTTGAGGGAGTACTAACCAGGGGAGTTGAGGAGCACTAGCTAGGGGTGTCTCTTCGCATAGCAGCTGATCGCCAAGACTTGCGGACAGATTGTGGGGTTCTTTAGTAACCCCCACAACAGTTATCAAAGTTGGTGACAAAATAATAACTGttgccactttttttttttagtgtaaGCACAAAttatcaaccaaaaaaagacTTCTAATAAAGATTTTTTGGTGGAGCTGGTGAGAGATTGGGTGAGCATGTAAGATGAAGGCTAACCAGACTAGGTGAGTAGTGCTCTGaaagccattgaatgaaaagCTCAATATTGAAATCATAAAAAGGTAATCAAACACCGCCGCCTACTGATCTCATCCTCTATGACGATTGATCCAACGACGTGTTTGAATTACTTCTTATTCTTTTGTATGCtttgtggaattttttttgccttttccAAAATGTTTTGTTGACTAGAGAAATGCGTAGCTGACTGAAGGACATAGAGAATAAGGACGATGCTTCACTCCTCATCCACAAACGTACAGGTTCCTAATTCACCACCTAAACTTTACGTTGGAGAAATAATTGCCAAAAAGGCATATTTTTGTCACAAAGCCAACTTTCCAGCAAAAGAAATCAATACGTCGAGTAAATTCCAAACTCAGTTTTTATTATGCTGTGTCAAAATCTTTAAAAGGTGCCGATTATTTTCCAAGATTCTTATCATCAAAGTATATGTATCCATTGCTGTTGCAGTCAAAAGCACCCATCCATTGCTGTTTAATTTGACTTCCTCCTGTGTGCTAAGAGATTCTAAACAGAAATTCTTCATTTCAGGGCATTAGTGATCGTCGAAAGTATATTTGACATGAGAAAAACTTGTGAGGTACTGTAGCTCCATAAGTTCCAAACAACTTTAGCTGAGGGAGCATGCTGTTATCCTCCTTTTCTTTGtagaaaaaaactaaaatgctCATTTTTTCTACAAAGTTCTAGAAAAGTCAAGAGCTCACAATAAATAAGTTGCATGGCGGCAAAGCAAAATGAATATGGCGGTGGAAGAAATCTCTAGAGCATGACTACAAACGTGTTGTTGGGAGAAAGTGCCCAAGTCAGTTTACCAAGGCTAAGTCGGCAAACAATAGGCATGCAACCTACAATGAAATGTGCAGTGAACCAATAAACTCCCAAACTAAATCGGGAGTAAACAAGCCAACTCCCAAACTAAGGAAGCCAGGAGCTACCCAAACAAAGCTATGTTGAGGAGCCAATAAGCTCACCAAGCTAAGAGAAAGAGGGCCAATAAGCCTATATAAGCAAGGAAGGAGGCCAATAAGCCTAAACACTAAACACCTTCTAGTTGAAGAAGGCCAATTAGCTTAACCCTATATATGTACACCAATCTATGTACTATTCTCTTCCAATATAATAAAATCACTTTGTTTCAACTATTGTCCTATTGTCCTAAACTCCTTCATCACATAAACCAACAACGGTATCACAGCAACACCACAATCACCCTACAATCTAACATTCTTCAACCTCTGCCCTGACTATTTCTACTATCTTCAGGCAATGGAAGGAGACATCAGATTTCTCAGGTTGTTACAGTGGGAAACATATAATCGACGTTAGATTCTGAGAGCCTTGAGTTCATTTTGAGCCTTCACTGGCAGCCAATCCTTTAAAGGCTTGAGTTTTCTATTTGTCAGAattacttgttttatttatatcaatGGACAGATCATGTTGTGTGCATAATTAACAACTGTCCATATATTTATGATGTGCAAGATAGATGGGACTCAATACAATCAGCGCCTTACCCAGCCTTGCATTTACAGCAATAAGTTTCCAGATAAACAAAGATCAgatacaacaacaacaaaaactctAACAATGTATATGGAGGCGATGCAACTTACTAACAATATCCTTAATAcaaaagttttggtttttcatCGAGTTGGTGAGAGGTTGGGTGAGTAAGATGAAGGCTACTAGAGTGAAGAATGGATATCTCAAGTGGAAAAAATGGTTACTTTCAACCCCATTTTGAAGCAGCTATTGATAAACCCACACTGCGCACTATATCAGGCACTTTGACAAATCGTTCCTTGTCACCGTCCAACAACAAAAGACAACTTTTGAGTATATCAACCAATGTTTCTACGCAGTTCCATGCCTCAGTCTCCGAACCAATGCCCTTAAATAGCTCAACTCTAATCCCAGATTCAACTAAATCTTCAACCCTTATATTAATATTGCTCTCAGGTAGGCAGCACAACAGAAAAAATGTTTTCGCTTCCTTGCTTCCTAAGCACTCGTAACTCAACTCTATTTTTCGATACACTTCTTGCATCATTCCTGGGATGTTTGCTGGGCAGGGCTTTCTTAGTTGTCTCAGTGCATCAATCCACACTTTCCTGCTCTTTTGATGCAGTGCCCTTCCAACTgttgcaattgcaattggtAAACCAGCACATTCACGTAGAACCTGTTGTGCTACTGGAAGCAGTTCGGGAGATTCAATGGAACTGCCTGCCATCTCCCTAAACAAACTCCACGCTTCTTGTTCTAGCAACACACCAACCGAAAAAATCTTTTTGGTACCAGAAAATATATCTTCGTTTCGCGATGATACCAAAATCTTGCAACCTTTCTTATCACAAGAAAGTGGAATTCCTATTTCCTCCAAATTCAGAGGCATAGAAACATTGTCCAATATTAAAAGGACCCTTTTATCCCCTGATAATCTTCGGCATAAGCTATTTGCTCTTGCAGATAAAGGTTGTCCTGCAAGTGATAGACCTAAACAATCTGcaatttgatcttgaatacaTTTAAAGTCAAGGTTTGGGGTAAAAACTGCCATCACAACCTCATCATATAGACGCCATGCTTTTGCTCTCTGACCAACTTCTTTCACCAAGGTTGTCTTGCCAATACCTCCCTTTCCACATATTACAATCGGATTGATTTGATCGTCTGCTAGAGCTTCCATTACGCCTCTAAGGATCGAATTTCTTGATTCAAAAGCAATAGGTCCTTTCGGTGTGGATTCCAGTAACAACTTGAAATTACTTTGGGCTCTCATCTCAACACTGGCTGGTACATTCATGAGTCCTGACGTCAACATGATCTTGCACCTTCCGTTTGTGTTGGTATCACCATAAGGGATTCCGATGGCCTCAAGATCAGGCATGTCCCGGACATTAGCCAATACTACAAGCAACCTCCTAGAGTCTTGGGACATTCTAGCATGTAGCACCTGCGCCCGTTGAAACAAACTCCCATTCCCCAGATTCAGTTGTAGCATTTCTGCAATCTCACCTTGTATGCGTCTCAAGTTTGCATTAAGGGACACAACTGCCATCACAACTTGTTCAAATAGATCTTGCTGTCTCACTCTTTCGATGAACTCTTTCGTTGTCACGGTATCCCCTGCTCTGAATTTCAGACAATTAATGCCAATCAGGTTGGTATTTTCATCCTGCAGAGCCCTCAAGACCTCCTGTGTATAAGGTAATCTATATTCCAAACGCTCAGAAAGTTCCATAGGTGCTGGTGGAGGAAGTAAGGCTGGATGTTTTTGAGGAGCTAGTAAAAGAAGCAATACGAAagacaaataagaaaaaaaaggagcttCACTTCTTCCAAATAAGTGAAGCAATggcaaagacaaagaaagaaagaaagaaagcaacaGATGAAATTTCCACGACAAGAAACAAAGAATGAAAGAAAGCAGCGATGAGCCAGATAGAGTTGATTGTATGGCAAGAAACTTCACAAAAGGTGCTCTCAAAGTCAAAGACCGTCCGCCACTCTGgtctcattctctctctatgAACCCAATTAAGTTTTGAAATTAGTTCCCATTCCCAGTCAGTTGAAtggttttgttgaattttctttttcttcccaaaATGATTCGTTAATTAGAGAAATAATTGCCAAAAAGGCATTTTTTTTGTCACGAATCCAACGTTCTTGCAAATGAAAGCCAATTTGTCAAGAGTCAATTCCAAATTATGACAATTTCCAAACCAcgcagtttttattttgttattgtatgaagatttttATAATTGGGCCAGCATTGTTGAAGATTCTTATCAAAGTGtacatatttcctttgtttGTACAAGTAAGCTTCGAGAATCGGTCCATCCATTGTTGTTGCAGTCAAAAGCAGCCCATCAA
Proteins encoded:
- the LOC117638607 gene encoding disease resistance protein At4g27190-like; amino-acid sequence: MELSERLEYRLPYTQEVLRALQDENTNLIGINCLKFRAGDTVTTKEFIERVRQQDLFEQVVMAVVSLNANLRRIQGEIAEMLQLNLGNGSLFQRAQVLHARMSQDSRRLLVVLANVRDMPDLEAIGIPYGDTNTNGRCKIMLTSGLMNVPASVEMRAQSNFKLLLESTPKGPIAFESRNSILRGVMEALADDQINPIVICGKGGIGKTTLVKEVGQRAKAWRLYDEVVMAVFTPNLDFKCIQDQIADCLGLSLAGQPLSARANSLCRRLSGDKRVLLILDNVSMPLNLEEIGIPLSCDKKGCKILVSSRNEDIFSGTKKIFSVGVLLEQEAWSLFREMAGSSIESPELLPVAQQVLRECAGLPIAIATVGRALHQKSRKVWIDALRQLRKPCPANIPGMMQEVYRKIELSYECLGSKEAKTFFLLCCLPESNINIRVEDLVESGIRVELFKGIGSETEAWNCVETLVDILKSCLLLLDGDKERFVKVPDIVRSVGLSIAASKWG